From Actinopolymorpha cephalotaxi, one genomic window encodes:
- a CDS encoding M20/M25/M40 family metallo-hydrolase, translating into MSDDAQQPTSASGAAERRSAPDADVVEICRDLIRIDTTNFGEDREGPGERDAAEYVAGLLSEAGLEPQVFEAEHRRTSVVARWEGSDPDADPLLVHGHLDVVPAMAADWSVDPFAGEIKDGCLWGRGAVDMKDFDAMVLSVLRARARDGRPPRRPVVLAFTADEEAGSRKGAHWLVDKHPELLAGCTEAVGEVGGFSLTVRDDLRLYPVQTAEKGMAWMRLRARGTAGHGSMRNDDNSVTELAAAVARIGAHKWPTRLTPSVRAFLAEASEALGVDLDPDSGDVESTLTRLGTVSRMIGATLSNTANPTMLDAGYKANVIPGEATATIDGRFVPGGDEEFLATIDELIGDKVTREMLNYDVAPETEFAGQLVEAMKSSLVAEDPQGRAVPYLMSGGTDGKAWSRLGMRCFGFAPLKLPADLDFVGMFHGIDERVPTDALEFGARVLDRFLDQA; encoded by the coding sequence ATGAGCGACGACGCCCAGCAGCCGACGTCCGCATCCGGTGCCGCCGAGCGCCGGTCCGCCCCCGACGCCGACGTCGTGGAGATCTGTCGTGACCTGATCAGGATCGACACGACCAACTTCGGCGAGGATCGCGAGGGGCCGGGGGAGCGGGACGCCGCGGAGTACGTCGCGGGTCTGCTGTCGGAGGCCGGCCTGGAGCCCCAGGTGTTCGAGGCCGAGCACCGCCGCACCTCCGTGGTGGCGCGCTGGGAGGGTAGCGACCCCGACGCCGACCCCCTGCTGGTGCACGGCCACCTCGACGTGGTGCCCGCGATGGCCGCCGACTGGAGCGTCGACCCGTTCGCCGGCGAGATCAAGGACGGCTGCCTGTGGGGTCGCGGCGCGGTCGACATGAAGGACTTCGACGCGATGGTGCTGTCGGTGCTGAGGGCCCGGGCACGCGACGGCCGCCCGCCCCGGCGCCCGGTCGTGCTGGCGTTCACCGCCGACGAGGAGGCCGGCAGCCGCAAGGGCGCCCACTGGCTGGTCGACAAGCATCCCGAGCTGCTGGCCGGGTGCACCGAGGCGGTCGGTGAGGTCGGCGGATTTTCCCTGACCGTGCGCGACGACCTGCGGCTCTACCCCGTGCAGACCGCCGAGAAGGGCATGGCCTGGATGCGGCTGCGGGCCAGGGGCACCGCCGGGCACGGGTCGATGCGCAACGACGACAACTCCGTGACCGAGCTCGCCGCCGCGGTCGCCCGGATCGGCGCGCACAAGTGGCCGACCCGGCTCACCCCGAGCGTCCGCGCCTTCCTGGCCGAGGCGTCCGAGGCGCTCGGCGTCGACCTGGACCCCGACTCCGGCGACGTCGAGTCGACGCTGACCCGCCTGGGCACGGTGTCCCGGATGATCGGCGCCACCCTGAGCAACACCGCCAACCCGACGATGCTGGACGCCGGATACAAGGCGAACGTCATCCCTGGCGAGGCCACCGCGACGATCGACGGGCGGTTCGTGCCGGGCGGAGACGAGGAGTTCCTGGCCACCATCGACGAGCTGATCGGCGACAAGGTGACCCGGGAGATGCTCAACTACGACGTCGCGCCGGAGACGGAGTTCGCCGGGCAGCTGGTCGAGGCGATGAAGTCGTCACTGGTGGCCGAGGACCCGCAGGGCCGCGCCGTTCCGTACCTCATGTCCGGCGGCACCGACGGCAAGGCCTGGAGCCGGCTGGGCATGCGGTGCTTCGGGTTCGCGCCGCTGAAGCTGCCGGCGGACCTGGACTTCGTGGGGATGTTCCACGGAATCGACGAACGCGTGCCGACCGACGCACTGGAGTTCGGCGCCCGGGTGCTGGACCGCTTCCTCGACCAGGCCTGA
- a CDS encoding DUF5703 family protein has product MAEYETHQLTLPRTLSRRVVRQFLVERAEYGGWELARVRVYPDGRRTVTLRRKIIRVTKTGPLPGALTA; this is encoded by the coding sequence ATGGCGGAGTACGAAACGCATCAGCTGACGCTGCCGCGCACTCTGTCCCGCAGAGTTGTGCGGCAGTTTCTCGTGGAGCGAGCCGAGTACGGCGGCTGGGAACTCGCCCGGGTCCGGGTCTACCCCGACGGCCGGCGCACCGTCACCCTCCGGCGCAAGATCATCCGGGTCACCAAGACCGGGCCGCTGCCCGGCGCACTCACGGCCTGA
- a CDS encoding aldo/keto reductase encodes MQQRHLGRTGLRVSRLALGTMTWGRDTDEHEAREQLTAFVDAGGTLVDTAAGYADGDSERVLGRLLGEVVPRENLVLATKGGVSRRGGHRVVDVSRRTLLAELDGSLRRLGVDTVDLWQLHTWSPAVPLEETLSALDFAVSSGRARYVGISNYTGWQTAHAATFQQAWPGRATLASTQVEYSLLQRGIEREVLPAAGALGLGVLPWSPLGRGVLTGKYRAGTPADSRAASPHFERFVGVYLDKRSYRIVDAVCRAAEGLGLSPLEVALAWVRDRPGVTAPVVGARTAAQLRGSLTVDDIELPPEISAALDDVSAPPLGYPERR; translated from the coding sequence ATGCAGCAGCGCCACCTCGGCCGGACCGGCCTGCGGGTCTCCCGGCTGGCGCTGGGGACGATGACGTGGGGCCGCGACACCGACGAGCACGAGGCGCGCGAGCAGCTCACCGCGTTCGTCGACGCGGGCGGCACCCTGGTCGACACCGCCGCGGGGTACGCCGACGGCGACAGCGAACGCGTCCTCGGCCGGCTGCTCGGCGAGGTCGTCCCCCGCGAGAACCTCGTGCTGGCCACCAAGGGCGGGGTCTCCCGGCGCGGCGGCCACCGGGTGGTCGACGTCTCCCGCCGGACCCTGCTGGCCGAGCTCGACGGATCGCTGCGGCGGCTCGGCGTGGACACCGTCGACCTGTGGCAGCTGCACACCTGGAGCCCGGCCGTACCCCTGGAGGAAACCCTCTCCGCGCTGGACTTCGCGGTCAGCAGCGGCCGGGCCAGGTACGTCGGCATCTCCAACTACACCGGCTGGCAGACCGCGCACGCCGCGACGTTCCAGCAGGCCTGGCCCGGGCGGGCCACCCTGGCCTCGACCCAGGTGGAGTACTCCCTGCTGCAGCGCGGGATCGAACGCGAGGTGCTCCCGGCCGCGGGCGCGCTCGGGCTCGGCGTACTCCCCTGGTCCCCGCTCGGCCGCGGCGTCCTCACCGGCAAGTACCGCGCCGGCACCCCCGCGGACTCCCGGGCCGCGTCACCGCACTTCGAGCGGTTCGTCGGTGTCTACCTCGACAAGCGCAGCTACCGCATCGTGGACGCCGTCTGCCGGGCGGCCGAGGGGCTCGGGCTGTCGCCGCTGGAGGTCGCTCTGGCCTGGGTCCGCGACCGGCCGGGCGTCACCGCGCCGGTGGTCGGGGCGCGTACGGCCGCACAGCTGCGCGGCTCGCTGACGGTGGACGACATCGAGCTGCCGCCGGAGATCAGTGCCGCTCTGGACGACGTGTCCGCCCCGCCGCTCGGCTATCCCGAACGCCGCTAG
- a CDS encoding LLM class F420-dependent oxidoreductase, giving the protein MRLGLTLSAWDTGDLADTVRLAVEADRLGYSVCWAPEAYGTDAATLLATVAARTERIDIGSGVFQIPARAPAMTAMTAATLDALSGGRFRLGLGVSGPQVSEGWYGVRFDHPLARTRDYVQVVRQVLRRERLEYAGKHLTLPLPDGPGKPLRLSVRPLRPDLPVYLAAVGPRNLELAGEIADGWLGVFVAPEFVPDSLAHLRAGRARADGPDGADSSESLAGFDVVACAPVVTGDDVEACAMPVRGYAALYLGGMGSRTQNFYNALAGRMGYAEQAARVQDLYLARQHRDAAAAVPFEFVDSTSLLGPVDRIAGRLRAYADAGVTTVAVSPFGATHEDRVATLHTTAEAFAAAGVGE; this is encoded by the coding sequence GTGCGACTGGGACTCACCCTCAGCGCCTGGGACACCGGCGATCTCGCCGACACGGTCCGGCTGGCGGTCGAGGCGGATCGGCTCGGCTACTCCGTGTGCTGGGCGCCGGAGGCGTACGGCACGGACGCCGCCACCCTCCTCGCCACCGTGGCGGCCCGCACCGAGCGGATCGACATCGGCTCCGGGGTCTTCCAGATCCCGGCCCGGGCGCCGGCGATGACCGCGATGACCGCCGCCACCCTGGACGCGCTGTCCGGCGGGCGGTTCCGGCTCGGCCTCGGCGTGTCCGGTCCGCAGGTGTCGGAGGGGTGGTACGGCGTACGTTTCGACCACCCGCTGGCCCGCACCCGCGACTACGTTCAGGTGGTCCGGCAGGTGCTGCGCCGGGAGCGGCTGGAGTACGCCGGGAAGCACCTCACGCTCCCGCTGCCCGACGGTCCGGGCAAGCCGCTGCGGTTGTCCGTCCGACCGCTGCGCCCCGACCTTCCCGTCTACCTCGCCGCCGTCGGCCCGCGCAACCTCGAGCTCGCCGGTGAGATCGCCGACGGCTGGCTGGGCGTCTTCGTGGCGCCGGAGTTCGTGCCGGACTCCCTCGCCCACCTGCGCGCGGGCCGGGCCCGCGCCGACGGCCCAGACGGCGCCGACAGCTCAGAGAGCCTGGCCGGCTTCGACGTGGTGGCCTGCGCCCCGGTCGTGACCGGGGACGACGTAGAGGCGTGCGCGATGCCGGTCCGGGGATACGCCGCGCTGTACCTCGGCGGGATGGGCAGCCGTACGCAGAACTTCTACAACGCGCTGGCCGGCCGGATGGGGTACGCCGAACAGGCCGCGCGGGTCCAGGACCTGTACCTCGCCCGGCAGCACCGGGACGCCGCCGCGGCGGTGCCCTTCGAGTTCGTCGACAGCACCTCGCTGCTCGGCCCCGTCGACCGGATCGCCGGGCGGCTGCGTGCCTACGCCGACGCCGGCGTCACCACCGTGGCCGTCTCACCGTTCGGCGCCACCCACGAGGACCGGGTCGCGACACTGCACACGACGGCGGAGGCGTTCGCCGCCGCCGGGGTAGGGGAGTAG
- a CDS encoding undecaprenyl-diphosphate phosphatase, which translates to MEHTVGWFGALVFGILQGLTEFLPISSSAHLRIAGGLVPGWGDPGAAFTAVIQLGTETAVVVYFRREIWAIIRTWTRSLVRPELRREPDARMGWYIIVGTLPIAVLGFLFQKTIETSLRSLVFAGVTLIVFGVILGLADAIAVNRKPLTRLRMPEALAFGFAQALALIPGVSRSGGTITAGLLMGYTREAAAKYSFLLAIPAVFASGLLEILDIGGDKAPAWGPTILATIVSFAVGYVVIVYFMRYISQHNFMPFVIYRAALGALVLLLLAFGVLQPYV; encoded by the coding sequence GTGGAACACACAGTCGGCTGGTTCGGGGCCCTGGTCTTCGGAATCCTGCAGGGGCTCACCGAGTTCCTTCCCATCTCCTCCAGCGCCCACCTGCGGATCGCGGGCGGGCTCGTGCCCGGCTGGGGCGACCCCGGCGCGGCGTTCACCGCGGTCATCCAGCTCGGCACCGAGACCGCCGTGGTGGTCTACTTCCGCCGGGAGATCTGGGCGATCATCCGCACCTGGACGCGCTCACTGGTCCGGCCCGAGCTGAGGCGCGAACCCGACGCCCGGATGGGCTGGTACATCATCGTCGGCACGCTGCCGATCGCCGTCCTCGGCTTCCTCTTCCAGAAGACCATCGAGACCTCGCTGCGGTCGCTGGTGTTCGCGGGGGTGACGCTGATCGTCTTCGGCGTCATCCTCGGGCTCGCCGACGCCATCGCGGTCAACCGCAAGCCGCTGACCCGGCTGCGGATGCCGGAGGCGCTGGCGTTCGGGTTCGCCCAGGCGCTGGCGCTGATCCCCGGTGTGTCGCGTTCGGGCGGAACGATCACGGCCGGCCTGCTGATGGGCTACACCCGGGAGGCGGCCGCGAAGTACTCCTTCCTGCTGGCGATCCCGGCGGTCTTCGCCTCCGGCCTGCTGGAGATCCTCGACATCGGCGGCGACAAGGCACCCGCCTGGGGGCCGACGATCCTGGCCACGATCGTGAGCTTCGCGGTCGGCTACGTCGTGATCGTGTACTTCATGCGCTACATCTCCCAGCACAACTTCATGCCGTTCGTGATCTACCGCGCGGCGCTGGGTGCGCTGGTGCTGCTGTTGCTGGCGTTCGGGGTGCTGCAGCCGTACGTCTGA
- a CDS encoding magnesium and cobalt transport protein CorA, giving the protein MIVDCGIYRDGHRVDSPSDIDGAVAALRSREDTFCWLGLHEPDEDELNAAAKAFDLHPLAVEDAFKAHQRPKLEAYREVTFVVLKTLTWPDRRAPLRVGEVNIFVGPRFVVTVRHGPNIDLQHARHDLEERAGLLGHGPAAVLYAICDHVVDRYAEVADLLEDAVDDVEQSVFSNERVSEAAESVYRLKAHAIGFRRAVRPLGAELGPLVRGHVAGVGEEETAFFRDVADHVLRLSDQVESLDDLLSSVLSAHLARVGVQQNDDARRISAWVAIAAVPTLLAGIYGMNFRYMPELGWWWGYYAVLGLMAVICVLLYLRLRRAGWL; this is encoded by the coding sequence ATGATCGTGGACTGCGGTATCTACCGCGACGGCCATCGGGTGGACAGCCCATCCGACATCGACGGCGCCGTCGCCGCCCTGCGCTCGCGCGAGGACACCTTCTGCTGGCTCGGACTGCACGAGCCCGACGAGGACGAGCTCAACGCCGCGGCCAAGGCGTTCGACCTGCACCCGCTGGCCGTGGAGGACGCGTTCAAGGCACACCAGCGGCCGAAGCTGGAGGCCTACCGCGAGGTCACCTTCGTGGTGCTCAAGACGCTCACCTGGCCCGACCGGCGGGCGCCGCTGCGGGTGGGCGAGGTGAACATCTTCGTCGGCCCCCGCTTCGTGGTGACCGTACGCCACGGACCGAACATCGACCTCCAGCACGCCCGGCACGACCTGGAGGAGCGAGCCGGGCTGCTCGGCCACGGCCCGGCCGCGGTGCTCTACGCGATCTGCGACCACGTGGTCGACCGGTACGCCGAGGTGGCCGACCTGCTCGAGGACGCGGTGGACGACGTGGAGCAGTCGGTGTTCTCCAACGAGCGGGTCAGCGAGGCCGCGGAGTCGGTCTACCGGCTGAAGGCGCACGCGATCGGGTTCCGCCGCGCGGTCCGCCCGCTCGGCGCCGAGCTCGGCCCGCTGGTCCGCGGCCACGTCGCAGGTGTCGGCGAGGAGGAGACGGCGTTCTTCCGTGACGTCGCCGACCACGTGCTGCGGCTCTCGGACCAGGTCGAGTCGCTGGACGACCTGCTCAGCTCCGTCCTGAGCGCCCATCTGGCGCGGGTCGGCGTCCAGCAGAACGACGACGCGCGGCGGATCTCCGCCTGGGTCGCCATCGCGGCCGTACCCACGCTGCTGGCCGGCATCTACGGCATGAACTTCCGGTACATGCCCGAGCTCGGCTGGTGGTGGGGCTACTACGCCGTCCTGGGCCTGATGGCCGTGATCTGCGTACTGCTGTACCTCCGGTTGCGGCGGGCCGGCTGGCTCTAG
- a CDS encoding histidine phosphatase family protein codes for MATLFLVRHGRTKANADGILAGWTPGLGLDEVGKGQAEKLGARMAGIPVTGLVTSPLDRCQETAGVVGAADGRPTPEVDERLGEVRYGDWEGQKLAKLAKDPLWKVVQQHPSGVHFPGEGAESLRAMADRAVGAIREWDARIEAEHGPDAIWVAVSHGDVIKAILADALSLHLDQFQRIVVDPCSVSVIRYTPLRSFVVRSNDSGGDLAALVPPARKRRRTRRGTADSDAAIGGGAGSASPADAGAGTSTDTSAGTSTGRGRRGTPRPSTASST; via the coding sequence ATGGCGACCCTCTTCCTGGTCCGGCACGGACGCACCAAGGCCAACGCCGACGGCATCCTCGCGGGCTGGACCCCCGGACTCGGCCTGGACGAGGTGGGCAAGGGGCAGGCCGAGAAGCTCGGCGCCCGGATGGCCGGCATTCCCGTCACCGGCCTGGTCACCAGCCCGCTGGACCGCTGCCAGGAGACCGCGGGGGTCGTTGGCGCCGCCGACGGCCGGCCCACACCCGAGGTCGACGAACGGCTGGGCGAGGTGCGGTACGGCGACTGGGAGGGCCAGAAGCTCGCCAAGCTCGCCAAGGACCCGCTGTGGAAGGTCGTCCAGCAGCATCCCAGCGGGGTGCACTTCCCGGGTGAGGGCGCGGAGTCGCTGCGGGCGATGGCCGACCGGGCGGTGGGCGCGATCCGGGAGTGGGACGCCCGGATCGAGGCCGAGCACGGCCCGGACGCGATCTGGGTGGCGGTCAGCCATGGCGACGTCATCAAGGCGATCCTGGCCGACGCGCTGAGCCTGCACCTCGACCAGTTCCAGCGGATCGTGGTCGACCCGTGCTCGGTGTCGGTGATCCGCTACACCCCGCTGCGCTCGTTCGTGGTGCGTTCCAACGACTCCGGTGGCGACCTGGCCGCGTTGGTTCCGCCCGCCCGCAAGCGCCGGCGCACCCGGCGCGGCACCGCCGACAGCGACGCCGCGATCGGTGGTGGCGCGGGCTCCGCGTCACCTGCGGACGCGGGCGCCGGCACCTCCACCGACACGTCCGCCGGCACCTCTACCGGCCGGGGTCGTCGCGGGACGCCCCGGCCGTCCACCGCCTCGTCCACCTGA
- a CDS encoding DUF3090 family protein — protein sequence MARVVHHHEAPERFVAGTVGQPGQRSFFLQARSTDLLTTVSLEKEQVSVLAERVDAMLDEVLRLSGGDAVIPAVAPTELSDDEPLDQPIVEEFRVGTLRLAWDTEQERVVIEAYEVTDEEADPPPPVDEEPDAEGPETLVVRITGAQARAFVARAMAVVSQGRPPCPFCGNPLDPDGHLCPRLNGYRRSA from the coding sequence ATGGCTCGTGTCGTTCACCACCACGAAGCTCCGGAACGCTTCGTAGCTGGCACGGTCGGACAACCCGGCCAGCGCAGCTTCTTCCTTCAGGCCCGCTCGACGGACCTGCTCACCACCGTCTCGTTGGAGAAGGAACAGGTCTCCGTCCTCGCCGAGCGCGTCGACGCGATGCTGGACGAGGTGCTGCGCCTGTCCGGCGGAGACGCCGTCATCCCCGCCGTGGCGCCCACGGAGCTCTCCGACGACGAACCCCTCGACCAGCCCATCGTGGAGGAGTTCCGGGTCGGCACCCTGCGCCTCGCGTGGGACACCGAGCAGGAACGCGTGGTGATCGAGGCGTACGAGGTCACCGACGAGGAGGCCGACCCGCCGCCACCGGTGGATGAGGAACCCGACGCCGAAGGTCCGGAGACGCTGGTCGTGCGGATCACCGGCGCGCAGGCCCGGGCGTTCGTCGCGCGGGCGATGGCCGTGGTGTCCCAGGGCCGCCCGCCCTGCCCGTTCTGCGGCAACCCGCTCGACCCGGACGGGCACCTGTGCCCGCGGCTCAACGGCTACCGGCGTTCGGCCTGA
- a CDS encoding SCO1664 family protein: protein MNTPGDVPPDDVVDGDAAPDGAAPGAPEDSVDVLELLREGRLNVEGRLVQASNATFYCSIEHEGVTAAGVYKPVRGERPLWDFPHGSLARREAATYLLSVASGWDLVPPTILRAGPFGEGMVQLWIDHDPEDGLIDVVPRTQVPAGWLTVLDAYDGDGDEVCLVHADDERLRRLAVFDTVVNNADRKGGHILVGEDGRLRGVDHGLCFHEDDKLRTVLWGWAGQVLPDDYVEVLERLDSDLDSRVGEALAMLIEPAEIVALRLRLTGQLAARTFREPGEGWPSVPWPVF, encoded by the coding sequence GTGAACACCCCGGGCGACGTGCCGCCGGACGACGTGGTTGACGGCGACGCCGCGCCGGATGGCGCCGCGCCGGGCGCCCCCGAGGACTCCGTCGACGTGCTCGAGTTGCTGCGCGAGGGGCGGCTGAACGTCGAGGGCCGCCTCGTCCAGGCGTCGAACGCGACGTTCTACTGCTCGATCGAACACGAGGGTGTCACCGCGGCCGGCGTCTACAAGCCGGTCCGCGGTGAACGCCCGCTGTGGGACTTCCCACACGGCAGCCTGGCCAGGCGCGAGGCGGCGACGTACCTGCTCTCGGTCGCGTCGGGCTGGGACCTCGTGCCGCCGACCATCCTGCGAGCCGGGCCGTTCGGCGAGGGCATGGTCCAGCTGTGGATCGACCATGACCCCGAGGATGGGCTGATCGACGTCGTACCCCGTACGCAGGTCCCGGCGGGATGGCTGACCGTGCTCGACGCCTACGACGGCGACGGTGACGAGGTCTGCCTGGTGCACGCCGACGACGAACGTCTGCGCCGGCTCGCCGTCTTCGACACGGTGGTCAACAACGCCGACCGCAAGGGCGGTCACATCCTCGTCGGGGAGGACGGCCGGTTGCGCGGCGTCGACCACGGACTGTGTTTCCACGAGGACGACAAGCTGCGCACCGTGCTGTGGGGCTGGGCCGGCCAGGTGCTTCCCGACGACTACGTCGAGGTGCTCGAACGCCTCGACAGCGACCTCGACTCCCGCGTCGGCGAGGCGCTGGCGATGCTGATCGAGCCGGCCGAGATCGTGGCGCTGCGACTGCGGCTGACCGGGCAGCTGGCCGCCCGGACGTTCCGCGAGCCCGGCGAGGGCTGGCCGTCGGTGCCCTGGCCGGTGTTCTGA
- the mshC gene encoding cysteine--1-D-myo-inosityl 2-amino-2-deoxy-alpha-D-glucopyranoside ligase, with translation MKAWSAPEVPQLPGPGQVPMVHDQASGGRRLSARGPDARLYVCGITPYDSTHLGHSATYVAFDLLGRAWRDAGLAVHYVQNVTDVDDPLLERAEQTGEPWQALAQRQTDLFCEDMAALRVIPPQEFVGAVEAIPYIVDAIGALRERGGAYDVDGDIYFPVAADPAFGQVSRLSAAEMRALFAERGGDPDRPGKRDPLDSLMWRHERPGEPAWDTAVGRGRPGWHVECAAIALRYLGMGFDVQGGGSDLIFPHHEMCASAAQVLTGEAPFAHSYVYQGMVALDGEKMSKSKGNLVFSSRLRGEGVDPNAIRLAVLAHHYRDDWEWTPAGLAAATNRLNRWRTAALRPGAADAGKVLQGVREALAADLDAPAALAVVDAWADETLAGGGTDEEAPTLVRDVCDALLGVLL, from the coding sequence ATGAAGGCTTGGTCGGCTCCCGAGGTTCCCCAGCTTCCCGGACCCGGGCAGGTGCCCATGGTCCACGACCAGGCCAGCGGCGGCCGCCGGCTGAGCGCGCGCGGACCGGACGCCCGCCTGTACGTCTGCGGCATCACGCCCTACGACTCCACCCACCTCGGCCACTCGGCCACCTACGTCGCGTTCGACCTGCTCGGCCGGGCCTGGCGCGACGCCGGGCTCGCGGTCCACTACGTCCAGAACGTCACCGATGTCGACGACCCCCTGCTGGAGCGTGCCGAGCAGACGGGGGAGCCGTGGCAGGCGCTGGCGCAGCGGCAGACGGACCTGTTCTGCGAGGACATGGCCGCCCTGCGGGTGATTCCGCCGCAGGAGTTCGTCGGTGCGGTGGAGGCCATCCCGTACATCGTCGACGCGATCGGGGCGCTGCGCGAGCGCGGCGGCGCGTACGACGTGGACGGCGACATCTACTTCCCGGTCGCGGCCGACCCGGCGTTCGGCCAGGTGTCCCGGCTGTCGGCCGCCGAGATGCGTGCGCTGTTCGCCGAGCGTGGTGGCGACCCCGACCGTCCCGGCAAGCGCGACCCACTGGACTCCCTGATGTGGCGGCACGAACGCCCGGGCGAGCCGGCCTGGGACACCGCCGTAGGCCGCGGCCGGCCGGGCTGGCACGTCGAGTGCGCCGCGATCGCGCTGAGGTACCTCGGCATGGGCTTCGACGTGCAGGGCGGCGGCTCGGACCTGATCTTCCCCCACCACGAGATGTGCGCCTCGGCCGCGCAGGTGCTCACCGGCGAGGCGCCGTTCGCGCACTCCTACGTCTACCAGGGGATGGTCGCCCTCGACGGCGAGAAGATGTCGAAGTCCAAGGGCAACCTCGTCTTCTCCTCCCGGCTGCGCGGCGAGGGAGTCGACCCCAACGCGATCCGGCTGGCCGTGCTCGCCCACCACTACCGCGACGACTGGGAGTGGACGCCGGCCGGCCTGGCCGCCGCGACCAACCGGCTGAACCGCTGGCGTACGGCCGCGCTCCGGCCGGGCGCCGCCGACGCCGGGAAGGTGCTGCAGGGCGTACGCGAGGCGCTCGCCGCCGACCTGGACGCCCCGGCCGCGCTGGCCGTGGTGGACGCCTGGGCCGACGAAACCCTGGCCGGCGGCGGCACCGACGAGGAGGCGCCGACGTTGGTTCGCGACGTCTGCGACGCCCTCCTCGGCGTGCTGCTCTGA
- a CDS encoding alpha/beta fold hydrolase, translating into MTTAPKLTEEYRSPHGVVRWTRLGAGPPVVLLHGTPFSSYVWRDVAEGLVATGHTVYLWDMPGYGQSEMRAGQDVSLAAQQEVFTSLLRHWGLDSGLDSGLDSADRGPAVVAHDFGGAVALRTTLIDGVAYDRLVLLDAVALRPWGSETFRLLGSNAEVFGQLPDAQHEALVRTYLSTCTAQPPAPEVLDAVVEPWLGETGQAAFYRQLAQGDQLFTAEIEDRYADLDLPVLVGWGTQDRWLPAEHAHRLAAAIPGARTELFEGAGHLVQEDAPGRLTGVLTGFLSR; encoded by the coding sequence ATGACCACCGCGCCGAAGCTCACCGAGGAGTACCGCAGCCCGCACGGCGTCGTGCGCTGGACCCGCCTCGGCGCCGGCCCGCCGGTCGTCCTGCTGCACGGAACGCCGTTCTCCTCCTACGTCTGGCGTGACGTCGCCGAGGGCCTCGTCGCCACCGGCCACACCGTGTACCTGTGGGACATGCCCGGTTACGGGCAGTCGGAGATGCGTGCCGGACAGGACGTGTCCCTGGCCGCCCAGCAGGAGGTGTTCACCAGCCTGCTCCGGCACTGGGGACTGGACTCGGGACTGGACTCGGGACTGGACTCAGCCGACCGCGGGCCGGCCGTCGTCGCGCACGACTTCGGCGGCGCGGTCGCGTTGCGCACGACGCTGATCGACGGGGTGGCGTACGACCGGCTGGTGCTGCTGGACGCGGTCGCGCTACGCCCGTGGGGCAGCGAGACCTTCCGCCTGCTGGGCTCGAACGCCGAGGTGTTCGGGCAGTTGCCCGATGCTCAGCACGAGGCACTGGTCCGCACCTACCTGTCGACCTGCACCGCGCAACCGCCCGCCCCGGAAGTGCTGGACGCGGTGGTGGAGCCCTGGCTCGGCGAAACCGGCCAGGCGGCGTTCTACCGTCAGCTCGCGCAGGGCGACCAGCTGTTCACCGCGGAGATCGAGGACCGGTACGCCGACCTCGACCTGCCGGTGCTCGTCGGGTGGGGCACGCAGGACCGGTGGCTGCCGGCCGAGCACGCGCACCGGCTCGCCGCGGCTATCCCCGGTGCCCGCACGGAGCTGTTCGAGGGCGCCGGTCACCTGGTGCAGGAGGACGCGCCGGGCAGGCTCACCGGCGTACTCACCGGCTTCCTGTCCCGCTGA
- a CDS encoding CGNR zinc finger domain-containing protein produces MPYDRPAAPEPLARVEEFCNSARFLHGEDAWSDLPGAREWLRGHAGPAAAEELDHTRLTDLVRLREAIRDHLDGSTAALVHDTLNAHAEKSLRPPAWSPDGTPRIPAAGGSALGDLTGAVLGALAVEELAGRRERLKVCAAPDCRWVFYDRSPGSKGVWCSMRTCGARHKMRAMRERRNGEGAGA; encoded by the coding sequence ATGCCGTACGACCGACCAGCAGCACCGGAGCCACTCGCCCGGGTCGAGGAGTTCTGCAACTCGGCGAGGTTCCTGCACGGGGAGGACGCCTGGTCCGACCTGCCGGGCGCGCGGGAGTGGCTGCGCGGCCACGCCGGACCGGCCGCCGCGGAGGAACTCGACCACACCCGCCTGACCGACCTCGTCCGCCTGCGGGAAGCGATCCGGGACCACCTCGACGGCTCGACCGCCGCCCTGGTGCACGACACCCTGAACGCCCACGCGGAGAAGTCGCTGCGACCGCCGGCGTGGAGCCCGGACGGAACGCCGCGGATACCTGCCGCCGGCGGGTCCGCGCTCGGCGACCTCACCGGCGCCGTGCTCGGCGCCCTCGCGGTCGAGGAACTGGCCGGCCGGCGCGAGCGGCTCAAGGTCTGCGCCGCACCGGACTGCAGATGGGTCTTCTACGACCGGTCACCGGGGAGCAAGGGCGTGTGGTGCAGCATGCGCACCTGCGGTGCCCGGCACAAGATGCGGGCCATGCGCGAACGGCGGAACGGAGAGGGCGCGGGAGCCTGA